Proteins found in one Empedobacter stercoris genomic segment:
- a CDS encoding winged helix-turn-helix transcriptional regulator, with translation MSERKIPIYLECGYSIAIQVLGGKWKICIIEALRDKPLRPSLIFKEVPDATERVINQQLKELLEYKIIDRKIYAEQPPRTEYFLTDLGRSAFPLSLWRQEIRPQPAQAHSLGR, from the coding sequence ATGTCTGAAAGAAAAATCCCTATATATCTAGAATGTGGTTATAGCATTGCTATACAGGTGCTTGGCGGAAAGTGGAAAATTTGCATCATAGAAGCACTTCGAGATAAGCCACTACGCCCAAGTCTGATATTCAAGGAGGTGCCTGATGCAACAGAACGTGTAATAAATCAACAACTTAAAGAATTGTTGGAGTATAAGATTATAGATAGAAAAATTTATGCAGAACAACCACCTCGTACTGAGTATTTTCTGACTGATTTAGGTCGTTCCGCATTTCCTTTGTCGCTGTGGCGACAGGAAATCCGCCCGCAGCCCGCCCAAGCCCATAGCCTCGGTCGTTAG